Proteins from a genomic interval of Poecile atricapillus isolate bPoeAtr1 chromosome 1, bPoeAtr1.hap1, whole genome shotgun sequence:
- the PYGL gene encoding glycogen phosphorylase, liver form, protein MSRPLSDQERRKQISIRGIVGAESVAELKRGFNRHLHFTLVKDRNVATPRDYYFALAHTVRDHLVGRWIRTQQYYYEKDPKRIYYLSLEFYMGRTLQNTMINLGLQNACDEAVYQLGLDMEELEEIEEDAGLGNGGLGRLAACFLDSMATLGLAAYGYGIRYEYGIFNQKIRDGWQVEEADDWLRHGNPWEKARPEYMLPVHFYGRVEHSASGAKWIDTQVVLALPYDTPVPGYMNNTVNTMRLWSARAPNDFNLRDFNVGDYIQAVLDRNLAENISRVLYPNDNFFEGKELRLKQEYFVVAATLQDIIRRFKASKFGSTDSVRTVFDSFPDQVAIQLNDTHPAMAIPELMRIFVDIEKLPWDKAWDITKRTFAYTNHTVLPEALERWPVDLVEKLLPRHLQIIYEINQRHLDHIASLFPNDVDRLRRMSLIEEGDTKRINMAHLCIVGSHAVNGVAKIHSEIVKTQVFEDFAELEPEKFQNKTNGITPRRWLLLCNPGLAELIAEKIGEDYVRDLSQLTKLHEFVDDDLFIREVAKVKQENKVKFALYLEKEYKVKINPSSMFDVHVKRIHEYKRQLMNCLHIITMYNRIRRDPAKLFVPRTVIIGGKAAPGYHMAKMIIKLINAVAQVVNNDPMVGSKLKVIFLENYRVSLAEKVIPATDLSEQISTAGTEASGTGNMKFMLNGALTIGTMDGANVEMAEEAGEENLFIFGMRVEDVTELDRKGYNAQVYYDRLPELKQAVDQIKSGFFSPKDPNLFNDVVNMLFHHDRFKVFADYEAYVKCQEKVSELYLNSKAWTKMVIRNIAAAGKFSSDRTIKEYARDIWHVEPSDLKIPPPNEPRDAGQDKTPNGTAA, encoded by the exons ATGTCGCGGCCGCTGTCGGACCAGGAGCGGCGGAAGCAGATCAGCATCCGCGGCATCGTGGGCGCGGAGAGCGTGGCCGAGCTGAAGCGAGGCTTCAACCGGCACCTGCACTTCACCCTGGTCAAGGACCGCAATGTGGCCACCCCACGCGATTACTACTTCGCCCTGGCCCACACCGTGCGGGACCACCTGGTGGGGCGCTGGATCCGCACCCAGCAGTACTACTACGAGAAGGATCCCAAG aGGATTTATTACCTCTCCCTGGAATTCTACATGGGGAGGACGCTGCAGAACACGATGATTAACCTGGGGCTGCAGAATGCCTGTGACGAGGCCGTCTACCAG CTCGGGCTGGACATGGAAGAGCTGGAGGAAATCGAGGAGGATGCTGGGCTGGGCAATGGGGGTCTGGGCAGGCTGGCAG cctgcttcctggacTCCATGGCCACGCTGGGGCTGGCAGCCTACGGCTACGGCATCCGCTACGAGTACGGCATCTTCAACCAGAAGATCCGGGATGGGTGGCAG GTGGAGGAAGCCGATGACTGGCTCCGGCATGGCAATCCCTGGGAGAAGGCCAGGCCTGAGTACATGCTGCCCGTGCACTTCTACGGCCGGGTGGAGCACTCTGCCTCTGGTGCCAAGTGGATCGACACCCAG gtggtgctggcactgccctaCGACACCCCCGTGCCCGGCTACATGAACAACACCGTCAACACCATGCGCCTGTGGTCGGCCCGCGCTCCCAACGACTTCAACCTGCGCGACT tCAACGTTGGGGACTACATCCAGGCCGTGCTGGACAGGAACCTGGCTGAGAACATCTCCCGGGTGCTCTACCCCAACGACAAC TTCTTTGAAGGAAAGGAGCTGAGGCTGAAGCAGGAATACTTTGTCGTGGCTGCCACCCTCCAGGACATCATCCGCCGCTTCAAAGCGTCCAAATTCGGGAGCACAGACAGCGTCCGGACCGTGTTTGATTCCTTCCCGGACCAG GTTGCCATCCAGCTGAATGACACACACCCGGCCATGGCCATCCCTGAGCTGATGAGGATTTTCGTGGACATCGAGAAGCTGCCGTGGGATAAG GCCTGGGACATCACCAAAAGGACCTTTGCCTACACCAACCACACGGTGCTTCCCGAGGCTCTGGAGCGCTGGCCCGTGGACCTGGTGGAGAAGCTGCTCCCCAGACACCTGCAGATCATCTACGAGATCAACCAGAGACACCTGGAT CACATCGCGTCCCTGTTCCCTAACGACGTGGACCGGCTGCGGAGGATGTCCCTGATCGAGGAGGGGGACACCAAGAGGATCAACATGGCCCATCTCTGCATCGTGGGCTCCCACGCCGTCAACGGCGTGGCCAAGATCCACTCCGAGATCGTCAAGACTCAAGT ATTCGAGGACTTTGCGGAGCTGGAGCCGGAGAAGTTCCAGAACAAGACCAACGGGATCACCCCGCGGCGCTGGCTCCTGCTCTGCAACCCGGGGCTGGCGGAGCTCATCGCGGAG AAAATCGGGGAAGATTACGTGCGGGACCTGAGCCAGCTGACCAAGCTGCACGAGTTTGTGGACGACGACCTCTTCATCCGGGAGGTGGCCAAAGTGAAGCAG gaGAACAAGGTGAAGTTCGCGCTGTACCTGGAGAAGGAGTACAAGGTGAAGATCAACCCCTCCTCCATGTTCGACGTGCACGTGAAGAGGATCCACGAGTACAAGCGGCAGCTGATGAACTGCCTGCACATCATCACCATGTACAACC GAATCAGGAGGGATCCTGCAAAGCTCTTTGTGCCGAGGACAGTGATCATTGGAGGCAAG GCTGCCCCTGGATACCACATGGCTAAAATGATCATCAAGCTCATTAACGCCGTGGCTCAGGTGGTGAACAACGACCCCATGGTGGGCAGCAAGCTGAAGGTCATCTTCCTGGAGAACTACAGGGTGTCCCTGGCAGAGAAAG tgATCCCTGCGACCGACCTGTCGGAGCAGATCTCCACAGCGGGCACCGAGGCCTCAGGGACGGGCAACATGAAGTTCATGCTGAACGGGGCTCTGACCATCGGCACCATGGATGGAGCCAACGTGGAGATGGCTGAGGAGGCTGGAGAGGAAAACCTGTTCATCTTTGGCATGAGGGTGGAGGATGTCACGGAGCTGGACAGGAAAGG gtACAACGCCCAGGTCTACTATGACCGGCTCCCCGAGCTGAAACAGGCTGTTGACCAGATTAAAAGTGGCTTCTTCTCCCCAAAAGACCCCAACCTCTTCAACGATGTGGTCAACATGCTCTTCCACCATGACAG GTTTAAAGTCTTTGCAGACTACGAGGCTTACGTCAAGTGCCAGGAGAAGGTCAGCGAGCTGTACCTG AACTCCAAGGCCTGGACCAAGATGGTCATCAGGAACATCGCAGCGGCCGGCAAGTTCTCCAGCGACCGCACCATCAAGGAGTACGCGCGGGACATCTGGCACGTGGAGCCCTCGGACCTGAAGATCCCCCCGCCCAACGAGCCCCGGGACGCGGGGCAGGACAAGACCCCCAACGGCACCGCGGCGTAG
- the ABHD12B gene encoding protein ABHD12B: protein MRRRGGDGDSGDSGDIGRAEGRPGAARQGRTRHSWLPGLRTLLLAPLLTYTSLPFLIRLFPSVLTKFVYLNFLAFPFFVDFRRPEVLVTNTINLQLSTEPGVTVGVWHTVPGSRGAEAQGKDQRWYEEALADAHPVIIYLHGNGGTRAASHRVQFLKTMGAADFHILALDYRGYGDSTGHPSESGFTTDVLALYDWAKARSGNSSILFWGHSLGTGIATNAARKLQEERGVQVDAVVLESPYTNIRDAAANIPITKIYRQFPGFESLILDSLARAGMFFRSDENVKVLGCPLLILHAEDDGVLPPKLGRKLYETAHKAYKDKSKVKFITFPEKLGLGHDYISFNPELPALVRDFLNMK from the exons ATGCGGCGTCGCGGCGGGGACGGCGACAGCGGCGACAGCGGCGACATTGGGAGGGCGGAGGGCAGACCCGGCGCGGCCCGGCAGGGACG GACCCGGCACTCCTGGCTCCCAGGGCTGCGCACCCTCCTGCTGGCCCCGCTGCTCACCTACACCTCCTTGCCCTTCCTCATCCGCCTCTTCCCCAGCGTGCTCACCAAATTTGTCTACCTGAACTTCC TGGCCTTCCCTTTCTTCGTGGACTTTCGGCGGCCAGAGGTGCTGGTGACCAACACCATCAACCTGCAGCTCAGCACGGAGCCGGGTGTCACAGTCGGTGTCTG gcACACGGTGCCGGGCAGCAGAGGGGCCGAGGCGCAGGGCAAGGACCAGCGCTGGTACGAGGAGGCTCTTGCTGATGCTCACCCCGTGATCATTTACCTGCACGGCAATGGGGGCACCAG GGCTGCGAGTCACCGTGTCCAGTTCTTGAAG ACGATGGGGGCTGCTGACTTTCACATCCTGGCTCTCGACTACAGAG GCTATGGGGACTCCACTGGACACCCCTCAGAGAGTGGCTTCACCACAGATGTCCTGGCGCTCTACGACTGGGCGAAAGCGCGGAGTGGGAACAGCAGCATCCTCTTCTGGGGAcattccctggggacagg GATTGCCACCAATGCAGCgaggaagctgcaggaggagcgAG GGGTCCAGGTTGATGCCGTGGTGCTGGAGTCTCCCTACACCAACATCCGAGACGCAGCTGCCAACATCCCCATCACCAAG ATCTACCGGCAGTTCCCGGGTTTTGAGTCCCTCATCCTGGACTCCCTGGCTCGGGCAGGAATGTTCTTCCGCAGTGATGAGAA TGTGAAGGTGCTGGGCTGCCCCCTCCTCATCCTGCACGCAGAAGATGATGGAGTCCTGCCTCCAAAGCTGGGACGCAAG CTCTATGAGACAGCACACAAAGCCTACAAGGACAAATCCAAGGTGAAGTTCATTACCTTTCCCGAAAAGCTGGGCTTGGGCCACGACTACATCTCCTTCAACCCAGAGCTGCCTGCCCTGGTGAG AGACTTCTTAAACATGAAGTGA